The following proteins come from a genomic window of Mesorhizobium sp. 113-3-3:
- the repB gene encoding plasmid partitioning protein RepB produces MSRRDVLNGIFADTTRELAAANFSRETDSGRVLAGPVRTMGLALDRMDQEARELQEALKSGERVVELDPELIDGSFVRDRLDGEVAATDDIVRSIEENGQEVPILVRQHPDIEGRYQVAYGHRRLRAVRLLRRKVRAVVRPLSDNELVVAQGIENTARKDLSYIERAVFALSLETHGFGRDLIMQALSTDKTELSKLLSVAKGIPDSLVKVIGAAPSMGRRRWMDIAEKITDPKALEAAKNAIHRPEFEALGSDERFMMVLAEVSKKPQREQIREWKPNGGKVAAKIKDTGRAYTLSLKTAGADEGFGGYLTERLDDLYADWQANRKSKQE; encoded by the coding sequence ATGAGCAGGCGAGACGTTCTGAACGGAATATTTGCCGATACGACGCGAGAGTTGGCCGCGGCCAACTTTTCCAGAGAGACGGATAGCGGTCGTGTTCTGGCGGGGCCTGTAAGGACGATGGGACTTGCCCTCGACCGCATGGACCAGGAAGCCAGAGAACTTCAAGAAGCCTTGAAGTCCGGCGAGAGGGTTGTCGAACTCGATCCCGAACTCATTGACGGTTCATTCGTGCGTGATCGTCTCGACGGCGAGGTAGCCGCTACGGACGATATTGTGAGGTCGATCGAGGAAAACGGCCAAGAAGTGCCCATCCTCGTCAGGCAGCACCCCGATATCGAAGGACGATATCAGGTTGCCTATGGCCATAGGAGGCTTCGTGCTGTCCGGCTCCTGAGGCGGAAGGTAAGGGCGGTTGTCAGGCCATTATCGGACAATGAACTCGTAGTCGCGCAAGGTATCGAAAACACCGCGAGAAAGGATCTCTCTTATATCGAGAGAGCCGTCTTTGCCCTAAGCCTCGAAACACACGGCTTCGGCCGCGATCTGATCATGCAGGCGTTAAGCACTGACAAGACGGAACTGTCGAAACTGCTGTCCGTCGCCAAGGGCATTCCAGACAGCCTGGTCAAAGTCATCGGTGCCGCACCCTCTATGGGCCGTCGCAGGTGGATGGATATTGCCGAAAAGATCACTGATCCCAAAGCGCTAGAAGCCGCCAAAAATGCCATCCACAGGCCTGAGTTCGAGGCCTTGGGCTCGGACGAACGCTTCATGATGGTTTTGGCTGAAGTTTCGAAGAAGCCGCAGCGAGAACAGATCAGGGAGTGGAAACCGAACGGCGGCAAGGTCGCGGCAAAGATCAAGGACACCGGGAGGGCCTATACGCTCTCCCTCAAGACTGCCGGAGCCGATGAAGGTTTTGGCGGATATCTGACAGAACGGCTGGACGATCTCTATGCCGACTGGCAGGCAAACAGAAAATCGAAGCAGGAGTAA